From one Basilea psittacipulmonis DSM 24701 genomic stretch:
- the rlmN gene encoding 23S rRNA (adenine(2503)-C(2))-methyltransferase RlmN — translation MRTNGKINLLGMDAAALRDLVTSWGDKPFRATQLPRWIHQRGVDSFDQMSDLAKTFRQRLIDECDIQAPSIILEKVASDGTRKWLFDMGQHNAIETVFIPEDDRGTLCISSQVGCTVACRFCSTGHQGFSRNLTSAEIIGQLWVARRELMKDLASARTGDGAINENEHIISNVVMMGMGEPLLNYDQLLPALRLMLDNHAYNLSRRRVTVSTSGVVPLMDRLSQDCPVALAVSLHAPNDALRDKLIPLNKKFPLKELIAACNRYLEFAPRDFITFEYIMLDGVNDQDEHAKELIQIAKQVNCKLNLIPFNPFPESGLQRSPRDSVTRFAKRLQDAGIVTTVRKTRGDDIDAACGQLAGDVKDRTKISERMLRLKHIPIKEIL, via the coding sequence ATACGTACGAATGGCAAAATTAATTTATTAGGCATGGATGCTGCGGCATTACGTGATTTGGTCACCTCTTGGGGTGATAAGCCATTTCGTGCAACGCAACTTCCTCGCTGGATACATCAGCGGGGAGTTGATTCTTTTGATCAAATGAGTGATTTGGCTAAAACTTTTCGCCAAAGACTCATTGATGAATGCGATATACAAGCCCCCTCCATTATCTTAGAAAAAGTCGCTTCTGATGGTACACGCAAGTGGCTGTTTGATATGGGGCAGCATAATGCGATTGAAACGGTTTTTATTCCAGAAGATGACCGTGGAACACTTTGTATTAGTAGTCAAGTCGGCTGTACAGTGGCTTGTCGTTTCTGTTCTACAGGGCATCAAGGGTTTAGTCGAAATTTAACTTCAGCTGAGATTATCGGCCAATTATGGGTCGCACGTCGTGAGTTGATGAAAGATTTAGCATCGGCACGTACAGGTGATGGTGCGATTAATGAAAACGAGCATATTATCTCTAACGTTGTCATGATGGGGATGGGCGAGCCTTTGCTGAATTATGACCAGCTATTACCCGCCTTACGCTTGATGTTAGATAATCATGCTTATAATTTATCGCGTCGTCGTGTTACCGTTTCTACTTCAGGTGTAGTGCCTTTAATGGACCGTCTATCACAAGACTGTCCTGTCGCATTAGCGGTATCATTGCACGCACCCAATGATGCGTTAAGGGATAAACTTATCCCGTTAAATAAGAAGTTTCCTTTGAAAGAGTTGATCGCAGCCTGTAATCGTTACTTGGAATTTGCACCACGTGATTTTATTACCTTTGAATACATTATGTTGGATGGGGTGAATGACCAAGACGAACACGCAAAGGAATTAATTCAAATTGCTAAACAAGTGAATTGTAAATTAAATCTGATTCCGTTTAATCCTTTTCCAGAATCAGGTTTACAGCGTTCTCCACGTGACAGCGTGACTCGTTTTGCCAAACGTTTGCAAGATGCGGGTATTGTCACGACAGTGAGAAAAACAAGAGGGGATGATATTGATGCCGCCTGTGGCCAATTAGCGGGCGATGTCAAAGATCGCACAAAAATCTCCGAGCGTATGTTACGCTTAAAACACATTCCCATTAAGGAAATTTTGTAA
- the ndk gene encoding nucleoside-diphosphate kinase, translating into MAIERTLSIIKPDAVKKNVIGEIISRFEKNGLKVVEAKMKHLTRAEAEGFYAVHKERPFFNDLVEFMISGPVFIQVLEGEDAIAKNRELMGATDPKKAAPGTIRADFAESIDANAVHGSDAPETAKVEIAYFFG; encoded by the coding sequence ATGGCTATTGAGCGTACGTTATCTATTATCAAACCTGATGCAGTGAAGAAAAATGTAATCGGTGAAATCATTTCTCGTTTTGAAAAGAACGGTCTTAAAGTGGTTGAAGCGAAAATGAAACACTTAACTCGTGCTGAAGCTGAAGGCTTTTACGCGGTTCACAAAGAACGTCCATTCTTTAATGACCTAGTTGAGTTCATGATCTCTGGCCCTGTATTCATCCAAGTATTAGAGGGTGAAGATGCGATCGCTAAAAACCGTGAATTAATGGGCGCTACGGATCCTAAGAAAGCGGCTCCTGGTACCATTCGTGCTGATTTCGCTGAAAGCATCGATGCTAATGCCGTACACGGTTCTGATGCACCAGAAACAGCAAAAGTAGAAATTGCTTACTTCTTTGGTTAA
- a CDS encoding valine--tRNA ligase produces MSDSTTPLLDELSPSFDPAGIEKNWYERWNALGVFKAGQHTTTTAPESGQPYTIQFPPPNVTGTLHMGHAFNQTIMDGLVRYHRMLGCDTVFVPGTDHAGIATQIVVERQLDAQHISRHDLGREKFLERVWSWKEQSGNTITSQVRRLGSSADWSREYFTMDPQMSRGVIETFVCLYEQGLIYRGKRLVNWDPVLGTAVSDLEVESKEEQGSLWHIHYPLKEASGDLKFLTVATTRPETMFGDVAIMVHPEDERYAHLIGKTVILPLVGREIPIIADEYVDKEFGTGVVKVTPAHDFNDYAVGQRHQLAMISVLTLDAKMNDQVPEKYQGLDRFEARKLAVADLENQGLLGEIKPHKLMVPRGDRTNSVIEPMLTDQWFVAMSKPAPEGTFNPGKSITEVALEVVDNGQVKFYPENWSNTYHQWLDNIQDWCISRQLWWGHQIPAWYSANGDVIVARSEEQAYEQAKVKGITGTLTRDPDVLDTWFSSALVPFTTMGWPEKTPDYERYLPSNVLVTGFDIIFFWVARMIMMSMHLTGQVPFKQVYVHGLILDANGQKMSKSKGNTLDPVDLIDGIDLDRLLEKRTTGLMNPKQASQIEKQTRKEFPDGIQAYGTDALRFTLSAYATLGRNMNFDLKRCGGYRNFCNKLWNATRFVLMNTEGKVLAPSHGGLGAKEHTSFVDKWMVSRLQQVTADINKAFKDLRFDFIANSLYHFIWDEYCDWYVELAKVQIQYSTPQEQAATRRTLIDVLEVLLRLAHPIIPFITEELWQKVALVSGKITAEDELTISTQSYPLLQESYVDTVSMEQMKQLQAQVDSIRALRGEMNLSPAERVPLIAQGQTDLLKHHAPYLKALAKLEDVEIVDQLPDLGAPVQILDNTHLMLRVEIDVEAELARLSKEQQRLETELAKAQGKLNNENFVSRAPAAVVAQEKERVTQFSELLTKVKEQITKLQA; encoded by the coding sequence ATGAGTGATTCAACAACTCCATTATTAGATGAATTAAGCCCAAGCTTTGATCCAGCAGGTATTGAGAAAAACTGGTATGAGCGTTGGAATGCCTTAGGTGTGTTCAAAGCGGGTCAGCATACGACAACAACGGCACCAGAGTCTGGTCAGCCTTATACGATTCAGTTCCCGCCTCCTAATGTCACGGGTACTTTACATATGGGTCATGCGTTTAACCAAACGATTATGGATGGTTTGGTACGTTATCATCGGATGTTGGGTTGTGATACGGTTTTTGTTCCAGGTACAGACCATGCAGGGATTGCGACACAAATCGTGGTGGAGCGTCAGCTAGATGCTCAGCATATTTCACGTCATGATTTAGGGCGAGAAAAGTTTTTGGAACGCGTTTGGTCATGGAAAGAGCAATCAGGTAATACGATTACATCTCAGGTGCGTCGTTTAGGCTCTTCAGCGGATTGGTCACGTGAATATTTCACCATGGATCCTCAGATGTCACGAGGGGTGATTGAAACCTTTGTTTGTTTATATGAACAAGGATTGATTTATCGTGGTAAACGTTTAGTCAACTGGGATCCTGTTTTAGGTACAGCCGTTTCTGATCTAGAAGTTGAAAGTAAGGAAGAACAAGGGTCTTTGTGGCATATTCACTATCCATTGAAAGAAGCTTCAGGTGATTTGAAGTTTTTAACGGTTGCCACCACACGTCCTGAAACGATGTTTGGTGATGTGGCTATCATGGTTCACCCAGAAGATGAACGTTATGCTCATTTAATTGGCAAAACCGTTATTCTGCCTTTAGTGGGTCGTGAAATTCCGATTATTGCTGATGAGTATGTTGATAAAGAATTCGGTACAGGCGTGGTAAAAGTGACCCCTGCTCACGATTTTAACGATTATGCTGTCGGACAACGTCATCAGCTTGCCATGATTTCTGTCTTAACACTTGATGCCAAAATGAATGATCAAGTACCAGAAAAATACCAAGGTTTAGATCGCTTTGAAGCTCGTAAATTAGCGGTAGCCGATTTAGAAAATCAAGGTTTATTAGGCGAAATTAAACCTCACAAATTAATGGTGCCTCGTGGTGATCGCACGAATTCAGTGATTGAACCCATGCTCACGGACCAATGGTTTGTGGCCATGAGTAAACCTGCTCCTGAGGGTACATTTAATCCCGGTAAAAGCATTACAGAAGTGGCTTTGGAAGTGGTTGACAATGGTCAGGTGAAGTTTTATCCCGAAAACTGGTCAAATACCTATCATCAATGGTTAGATAATATTCAAGACTGGTGTATTTCACGTCAGCTTTGGTGGGGACATCAGATTCCTGCTTGGTATAGTGCTAACGGCGATGTGATTGTAGCCCGTTCAGAGGAACAAGCCTATGAACAAGCCAAAGTCAAAGGGATTACAGGTACGTTAACACGCGATCCCGATGTTCTGGATACATGGTTCTCATCTGCTCTTGTCCCCTTTACGACCATGGGTTGGCCTGAGAAAACACCTGATTATGAGCGTTACCTGCCCTCTAACGTGTTAGTGACAGGTTTTGATATTATTTTCTTCTGGGTCGCTCGTATGATCATGATGAGCATGCATTTGACGGGACAAGTGCCTTTTAAACAGGTCTATGTGCATGGCTTAATTTTAGATGCCAATGGTCAGAAAATGTCAAAATCTAAAGGTAACACCTTAGATCCCGTGGATTTGATCGATGGGATTGATTTAGACCGTTTATTAGAAAAACGTACAACAGGATTGATGAATCCTAAACAAGCTAGCCAGATTGAAAAGCAAACACGTAAAGAGTTTCCCGATGGTATTCAAGCGTATGGCACAGACGCATTACGCTTTACCCTATCCGCTTATGCAACGTTGGGACGCAACATGAACTTTGACCTTAAACGTTGTGGCGGTTATCGTAATTTCTGCAATAAGCTGTGGAACGCAACCCGCTTTGTATTGATGAATACGGAGGGTAAAGTCCTTGCTCCTTCTCATGGTGGTTTGGGTGCTAAAGAACATACGTCTTTTGTGGACAAATGGATGGTATCTCGTTTACAACAAGTCACGGCAGACATTAACAAAGCCTTTAAAGACTTACGTTTTGATTTTATTGCCAATAGCCTCTATCACTTTATTTGGGACGAATATTGCGATTGGTATGTGGAATTAGCGAAAGTTCAGATCCAATATAGCACGCCTCAAGAACAAGCGGCCACACGTCGTACACTGATTGATGTACTAGAGGTATTGCTACGTTTAGCACACCCCATTATTCCTTTTATTACCGAGGAATTATGGCAAAAAGTGGCCTTAGTCAGTGGTAAGATAACGGCAGAAGACGAACTCACTATCAGCACGCAGTCTTATCCTTTGCTTCAGGAATCTTATGTTGATACGGTGTCCATGGAACAGATGAAACAGCTACAGGCCCAAGTCGATTCGATTCGTGCCTTACGCGGTGAAATGAATCTATCGCCTGCCGAACGTGTCCCTTTAATCGCTCAAGGCCAGACAGATTTGCTGAAACATCATGCTCCTTATTTGAAAGCATTGGCGAAGCTAGAGGATGTTGAAATTGTCGATCAGCTACCTGATTTAGGTGCACCTGTTCAGATTTTAGACAATACGCATTTGATGTTACGTGTGGAAATTGACGTAGAAGCCGAATTAGCACGTTTATCCAAAGAGCAACAACGTTTAGAAACTGAACTTGCCAAAGCTCAAGGTAAATTAAATAATGAAAACTTTGTCTCGCGTGCCCCTGCTGCTGTGGTGGCACAAGAAAAAGAACGCGTGACACAGTTTAGTGAATTATTGACTAAAGTCAAAGAACAGATAACGAAGCTTCAAGCTTAA
- a CDS encoding site-specific recombinase, whose translation MIFKLSRRTQKSIRKATAVQLVQILAQENRPFVEKLSCFTLWFRKQTHTEKAFDELIQALYQQTEDTEKLATAFYEWVSKIRWYPSFVSMGLFSREGLFKDMVDIIYRKINPPPRSADSLQDVLSIAFDWTIDQVWLDKIQAKDWTRLYLILSRSGDHEKNAHVASLQFCNECLYAMEMLSIWIAAEELDPDLLRLDACLQDVDSPFVALHREITLFVHSFHEHMIHPDVPLHDNSHALVMIEQSQELITRLKKRGIVAGTGSSMKVSYLLERLEQTLWRLKDLLDIQTTDNFVQRNQMIQRLSYEFIRISSNKKTLGQVWKTSTRMLSQSITQNKSDHGEHYITQDSTQYWRMFRSAAGAGVIIALMALLKIYITGLGLSKFQTAVLVSLNYGLGFMLVHILRFTIATKQPAMTATSVALAVQKTATGSASQHLSQLLIDVNRSQSIAVIGNVSIAILVACFLSLGFAYFSQGINLIDQATAEHLVQMNEPISGLALFYAAIAAIWLFCSGIITGFFDNRADYLELNKRIEQHPILNRLLGHRICQWLGNYLHEHYGSLIGNFSFGVLLGMTGYIGYLTGLPLDIRHVAFSSANLGYAATSQGMSILMFILNLLFVLMIGLVNLWVSFALALVVALRARDAHIGDIKGLMREVIRRIIDNPISLIYPHKMVLIKTDNPLNKN comes from the coding sequence ATGATTTTTAAACTATCTCGTCGTACTCAAAAATCTATCAGAAAGGCTACTGCTGTGCAATTGGTACAGATACTGGCTCAAGAAAATCGCCCTTTTGTCGAAAAGCTCAGTTGTTTTACACTGTGGTTTCGTAAACAGACCCATACGGAGAAAGCATTTGATGAATTGATTCAAGCACTTTATCAACAGACAGAAGATACTGAGAAATTAGCCACTGCTTTTTATGAATGGGTCTCTAAAATCCGCTGGTATCCTAGCTTTGTGAGTATGGGCTTATTTTCACGAGAAGGATTGTTTAAAGATATGGTGGATATTATTTACCGAAAAATCAATCCACCTCCCCGTTCTGCTGACTCCCTGCAAGATGTATTGTCAATTGCATTTGATTGGACAATTGATCAGGTTTGGTTAGATAAAATTCAAGCAAAAGATTGGACAAGACTTTATCTCATTCTTAGTCGTAGTGGCGATCACGAAAAAAATGCACATGTAGCCTCCTTACAGTTTTGTAATGAATGTCTTTATGCGATGGAAATGTTATCTATTTGGATAGCTGCTGAAGAACTTGATCCAGATTTATTGCGTTTAGATGCTTGTTTACAAGATGTGGATTCCCCTTTTGTCGCTTTGCATCGTGAAATCACGTTATTTGTACATAGTTTCCATGAACACATGATCCATCCTGATGTTCCTTTGCATGATAATAGTCATGCCTTGGTGATGATTGAACAAAGTCAGGAATTAATTACCCGTTTAAAAAAACGAGGGATTGTGGCCGGTACAGGATCATCCATGAAAGTATCTTATTTACTTGAACGACTGGAACAAACGTTATGGCGCTTAAAAGATCTACTTGATATCCAAACTACTGACAACTTTGTTCAACGTAATCAAATGATTCAACGTTTAAGTTATGAATTTATTCGTATTAGTTCTAACAAAAAAACATTGGGACAAGTTTGGAAAACCAGTACACGGATGCTTTCACAAAGTATTACCCAGAACAAAAGCGATCATGGTGAACATTACATTACGCAGGATAGCACACAATATTGGCGTATGTTCCGATCAGCTGCGGGCGCTGGGGTAATCATCGCCTTAATGGCATTATTAAAAATTTATATCACTGGATTAGGATTGAGTAAATTTCAGACTGCTGTACTGGTATCTTTAAATTATGGTTTGGGCTTTATGTTGGTGCATATCCTGCGATTCACTATTGCCACCAAACAACCCGCCATGACCGCTACCAGCGTGGCATTGGCTGTCCAAAAAACAGCCACAGGTTCTGCTAGCCAGCATTTAAGTCAGTTACTGATCGATGTAAATCGTTCCCAAAGCATTGCTGTGATTGGTAATGTGAGTATTGCTATTTTAGTAGCCTGTTTCCTCAGTTTAGGATTTGCTTATTTTAGTCAGGGCATAAACCTGATTGATCAGGCTACAGCAGAACATTTAGTTCAAATGAACGAACCTATTTCGGGTTTGGCGTTGTTTTATGCGGCTATTGCGGCGATATGGTTATTTTGTTCCGGTATTATTACAGGTTTTTTTGATAATCGTGCCGATTATTTAGAACTGAACAAACGCATTGAACAGCATCCAATCCTCAATCGCTTACTAGGACATCGTATTTGTCAATGGTTAGGAAATTATTTACATGAGCATTATGGTTCTTTAATTGGAAATTTCTCATTTGGCGTATTGCTAGGCATGACGGGTTATATAGGCTATCTCACCGGATTGCCTTTAGATATTCGTCATGTAGCTTTTTCATCAGCAAACCTAGGGTACGCCGCCACTAGTCAAGGCATGAGTATCCTAATGTTTATACTCAATCTCCTTTTTGTCTTGATGATTGGACTCGTCAATCTCTGGGTCAGTTTTGCATTAGCATTAGTGGTGGCATTACGTGCCAGAGATGCTCATATTGGTGATATTAAAGGATTAATGCGAGAAGTAATTCGACGTATTATTGACAACCCTATCAGTTTAATCTATCCGCATAAAATGGTTTTAATAAAAACAGATAATCCTTTAAATAAAAATTAA